In Hylaeus volcanicus isolate JK05 unplaced genomic scaffold, UHH_iyHylVolc1.0_haploid 12237, whole genome shotgun sequence, the genomic stretch GCTGTCAAAGATTCTTCTGTAGGTTTTAAACATACGGAAAAATAAAAGCCTTAATAATTggctctttcttttttatattttaaagactCTTATAAGTTTACCTTATACAGTTAAAGGAATGGATGTATCTTTTAGCGGAATACTTACTCAGATAGAAGAAATTTGGCGAAAGCGTCATAAAACAATGGAGTGTAAAAAGAACGTAGCTCCTATAACAGTTGAAAGTATTTGTTATTCATTACAAGAGCACGTGTTTGCTATGCTTATTGAAATCACCGAACGCGCAATGGCTCAAGTCAAATCCGACGAAGTTTTAGTGGTTGGTGGAGTGGGATGTAATCAACGGCTTCAAAATATGATGGAATCAATGCTTCAAGATAGGAATGGAACACTTTGCGCTATGGATGACAATTATTGTGTTGACAATGGTGCTATGATAGCGTATACCGgtaacaatgttttttttgtaaatgaagAGAAAAACTACGTTAACACGCATTCTATACTTAAACTTGTGGTCCCTTTAGGCCTATTGGCTCATCGATTAGGCCATCATTTACCTTTAAAAGATGCTACGTTTTGTCAGCGTTATAGATCAGACGACGTTGATATCGTTTGGAGAGACTGATACATTCCTGTATATGCACGCTTGACTACTCAAAACCTGTGAAACccgtttcttttaaacaaacatttttatctaagaaattgtacacaattttgacatttttgtttctatattattgttactAGTCATTCATTCGTCTTCGCTGTAGTTTTTAT encodes the following:
- the LOC128884215 gene encoding tRNA N6-adenosine threonylcarbamoyltransferase-like isoform X4, which gives rise to MGATLSVGAIVARVLSQLWNVPLVGVNHCIAHIEMGRWITKSRNPTVLYVSGGNTQVLTYSNHRYIIVGETLDIAVGNCFDRVARLLNLSNDPSPGFQVEQKAKAVKDSSTLISLPYTVKGMDVSFSGILTQIEEIWRKRHKTMECKKNVAPITVESICYSLQEHVFAMLIEITERAMAQVKSDEVLVVGGVGCNQRLQNMMESMLQDRNGTLCAMDDNYCVDNGAMIAYTGNNVFFVNEEKNYVNTHSILKLVVPLGLLAHRLGHHLPLKDATFCQRYRSDDVDIVWRD
- the LOC128884215 gene encoding tRNA N6-adenosine threonylcarbamoyltransferase-like isoform X3, with amino-acid sequence MKEAKAQIKDIGVICYTKGPGMGATLSVGAIVARVLSQLWNVPLVGVNHCIAHIEMGRWITKSRNPTVLYVSGGNTQVLTYSNHRYIIVGETLDIAVGNCFDRVARLLNLSNDPSPGFQVEQKAKAVKDSSTLISLPYTVKGMDVSFSGILTQIEEIWRKRHKTMECKKNVAPITVESICYSLQEHVFAMLIEITERAMAQVKSDEVLVVGGVGCNQRLQNMMESMLQDRNGTLCAMDDNYCVDNGAMIAYTGNNVFFVNEEKNYVNTHSILKLVVPLGLLAHRLGHHLPLKDATFCQRYRSDDVDIVWRD
- the LOC128884215 gene encoding tRNA N6-adenosine threonylcarbamoyltransferase-like isoform X1 encodes the protein MSFSLGIEGSANKIGVGIVDASGNVLANPRLTYITPPGSGFLPRHTAIHHRSNIVDLIEQAMKEAKAQIKDIGVICYTKGPGMGATLSVGAIVARVLSQLWNVPLVGVNHCIAHIEMGRWITKSRNPTVLYVSGGNTQVLTYSNHRYIIVGETLDIAVGNCFDRVARLLNLSNDPSPGFQVEQKAKAVKDSSTLISLPYTVKGMDVSFSGILTQIEEIWRKRHKTMECKKNVAPITVESICYSLQEHVFAMLIEITERAMAQVKSDEVLVVGGVGCNQRLQNMMESMLQDRNGTLCAMDDNYCVDNGAMIAYTGNNVFFVNEEKNYVNTHSILKLVVPLGLLAHRLGHHLPLKDATFCQRYRSDDVDIVWRD